Part of the Nitrospira sp. genome, GCCCAGCGAACCGGAGGAGCGTGGCCCCACCACACGATAGGACACCGTACTCTGCTTGAACGCCTGTTGAACTTCCGTCACCAGCTCACTGAGCGACAGCAGCGGCTTCGGACTGAAGTCCTGTTCCTTCAGCCAAAGCACCAATACCTGCGTAGACTGCTTTGGCTCAGCCGGTTTGGGCCTCCCGAGAAACGCCTCGACGGGGACAACGAGATGCCCGTTTCCCGGTCGGACAAAATATCTGATGGATTCGCCGGACTCCGGCTGATATCCCGCCGCCCCTAAGGCCGACACGAGGGCGTAGCGATCCCGCAACCTCGACTCGACTCCGCTGGCATAGGGACTTCCGTCCACAAAGACCGGCAACAATAAAAAATCGGAAGGTGCTCCGGCTTGAGACACCGCCGTCAGCAGTTTGAGAAAGGTGTGGTGTGCGTCCGAATCGGGCTGTTTTTCGACAGCAGCCTCTTTCTGTCGGTGGGTCGAGACCGCTTCAAAGGGATCCTGCCAGAGTCGCGCCTGCACCCGATCCGCCCCGATAGACACAGCCTTCTCCGCTTCCTTGTCGATCGGCCGCGACGTCTTGAGCGGGACCTGATAGATGATGAGGCTGCTGACCACCGCCAACAACAAGGCCACGATGCCCGTCAGCGGCAGCTTGGCTTTCTCTTCCTTCTGTTCGGCCATCCAGACGATCCGTCTTCCGGAGAATGGTGTCAGCGGCGCCTGTGCATCACGGCTCGCGCCAGGCATCTTCTTCACGTCGAAAACAGCGACAGGCTAGTCTTGGGCAACACAACTGTCAATGGAGGCAATGAGGAAATGATGGTGCCTCGATAGCACCCTAACTGCATCCTCGGATACGCATCATCACAATGCTCCCTCCAAGCTCGCTTCCCTTATTTCCCAGGAGGGTGGTCAGGGTAGCCTCCAACTGCACGCGTCCAACGAATTCCGAATCAGCTGCTCCCATCTCTTCATGGAGGGGGGCCTGGTGGTTTCCGACTGTGCGCGTCCAACGAGGGGCTTCCGAGCCCGCGCGTTGCGCGAACAAAGGAGACCACCAAGCCCCCCTCCTTCCCCTCCGTTTGACTTCAACTTTCCCTCTCACTACAATTCGCCCGTGGCTTCACAATTCGTTCATCTGCATCTCCATACCCAATACAGCCTCCTCGACGGCGCCAATCAGATCGAACCCCTGATGCAACGGGTGAAGTCGTTCGGGCAACCGGCCGTCGCGATGACCGACCATGGCAACATGTTCGGCGCGGTGGAGTTCTACCGGAAGGCCAAGGAAGCGGGCGTCAAACCCATCATCGGGTGCGAAGCTTACATGGCTCCGGGCAGCCGATTGGAAAAGAATTCTCATCTCGCACACAACGACTACTACCACCTGATCCTGCTCGCGACAAACCTCAAGGGATACCATAACTTAATCAAACTGGTGAGCAAAGCCTATCTTGAAGGTTTCTACTATAAACCGCGGATGGATAAGGAAATTCTTCAACAGCACCACGAAGGGTTGATCGGCCTCTCCGGTTGTCTCAGCGGCGAGGTCGCCTACCTCATCGGACAGAAAGATCTGGCGGGCGCCACCAAGGCGGCCGGCGAGTACCGAGAGATTTTCGGGAAGGACAATTATTACCTCGAACTCCAAGCCAACGGGCTCGAGCACCAACGCATCGCCAACGACGGTCTGCTGGAGATCCACAAGAAGCTCGACATCCCGCTCGCCGGCACGAACGACTGCCACTACCTGAAGAAGGAAGACTCCCGTCCGCACGACCTCATGCTGTGCTTGCAGACCGGCAAGACCATCAACGATCCCAACCGCATGAAGTTCGATACGGACCAGCTCTACGTCAAATCGACCGAGCAGGCGCTGTCCGAGTTCAAGGAAATGCCGACGGCCGTCTCGAACACCGTCAAGATCGCCGAAGCCTGCACCCTCGACCTGGCGCTCAATAAGACCTACCTGCCCCAGTTCAAGGTACCGGAAGGATTCACCCGCGAAACCTACGTGGAGCAGTTGGCCATGGAAGGATTGGCGGCGCGCCTCAAGGAACGGCCGAGCTCCATTCCCGAGATCGCCTATCAGGTCCGCTTGAAAGAAGAAGTCGCGGTGATCTGCTCGATGGGATTCGCCGGGTACTTCCTCATCGTGTGGGACATCATCAAGTTCGCCCGCTCGCGCGGCATTCCGGTCGGACCTGGACGCGGCTCCGCTGCCGGCAGCCTCGTCGCCTATGCCCTGCGCATCACCGATCTCGACCCGCTCGTCTATTCCTTGCTCTTCGAGCGATTCTTGAATCCTGAGCGTGTGTCCCTCCCCGACATCGACATGGACTTCTGCATGGATCGCCGGGATGAAGTCATCAATTACGTCATCCAGAAATACGGCGAAGACCACGTCGCGCAGATCATCACGTTCGGAACCATGAAGGCCAAGGCCGCCATTCGCGACGTCGGCCGCGTGCTCGAAATGCCCTATGCTGAAGTGGATCGAATTGCGAAGCTCGTCCCGGACGATTTGAAGATGACGCTCGACAAGGCGCTCGAACAGGAACCGCGCCTGAAGGAACTCGTCGATAAAGATGTGAAGGTGAAGGAGCTCATGTCCGTGGCGCAGTCGCTCGAAGGCCTCGCCCGCCATGCCTCCACCCATGCGGCCGGTATCGTGATCTCCGATCAGCCGCTCACCGAACACGTGCCGCTCTATAAAGGCCCCAAGGACGAAATCGTCACCCAGTATTCGATGGGCGATGTCGAAAAAATCGGCCTGGTGAAGTTCGACTTTCTCGGACTAAAAACGCTCACTATGATTCACCGCGCGGAGACGCTGGTCAACGAGGTGCGCCCCGATCAGCCGCCCCTGCGCGTCGAGCAACTGCCGTTCGACGATCCCGACACCTTCGCGCTGCTGTCGTCCGGAAAAACCACCGGCGTCTTCCAGCTCGAAAGTTCCGGGATGCGCGATCTCTTAATGGGGCTGAAGCCCGACCGGTTCGAAGACATCATCGCCATCATCGCGCTCTATCGCCCCGGCCCGATGGACCTCATTCCGGACTTCATCAAACGCAAACAGGGCAAGATTCCGATTGCCTACGAGATGCCCGAACTCGAGCCCATCCTGAAGGACACGTACGGCGTCATCGTGTACCAGGAACAGGTCATGGCCATCGCCAACAAGGTGGCCGGCTTCTCGCTGGGACAAGCGGATATTCTCCGTCGCGCCATGGGTAAAAAGAAGCCCGAGGAGATGGAGAAGCTCCGCGTCCAATTCCTGGAAGGCGCAAAACAGAAGAAAATATCCGAAAAGAAGGCCGACAAACTTTACGAACTCATCCAGAAGTTTGCGGGCTACGGCTTCAACAAATCGCACGCCGCCGCCTATGCGGTGGTCTGTTATCACACGGCCTACCTCAAGGCGCATTACCCGACCGAGTTCATGGCGGCGCTAATGACCACCGACATGGGCAACGCCGACAAGATCGTCGGCTACTTCACCGAATGTCGCGGGCTCGGCATTCCGGTGCTGCCGCCGGACGTGAACCAGAGCCAGAAGAATTTCGCCGTCGTCGATCAGAGCATCCGCTTCGGGCTCGCGGCGATCAAAAATGTCGGCGAAGGAGCCGTCGAGGCCATCATCGAAGTACGCAACGAAACCGGGCCGTTCCGCTCGTTCTTCGATCTCTTTCGCCGGGTCGATCTACGCAAGTTGAATAAGCGCATGATGGAAGGGCTGATCAAGGCCGGAGCCTTCGACTCCATGGGCGGACGACGCTCGCAATACCTGGCCGTCCTCGACCAGGCCATGGATGAAGGGATGAGCATCCAGAAAGAGCGCGCGCTCGGCCAGACCAGCATCTTCGGCGATGACACGGTCGGCTTGCCGCAGCAACTGGATGAACCGGCCCTGCCGGATGTTCCCGAATGGAGCCAAGGCGAGCTGTTGAAATACGAGCGGGAGTTGACCGGCTTCTACATCAGCGCCCATCCGCTGGCGCGGTATGAAGCGGCCATCCAGCTCTTCGCCAACACCACGACGATGCAGATCCCCGATGTGCCGGACGGACGCGAGGTCAAACTCTGCGGGATCATCACAGCGGTGAAATCCATGCTCACCAAAAAGGGCGACCGCATGGCCTACATCACGCTGGAGGATTTACATGGGCTGGTAGAAGTGATAGCCTTCCCCGATCTGTATCGAGACCATGCCGACATGATCGTGCCGGAACGGGTCGTGCGATTGACGGGCACCGTGGATCGCGGAGACAAAGGCACCAAGTTGCGCGGGACCAAAATCGAACCGCTGGCTGATTTACAGAACACAGGGATTTCGCGGGTGATGATTCGCCTGCACGACGGACCGACGGCCTCCACCAGACTGCCGATGCTCCGGCAGGTGTTCCAGAAATATCCCGGTGCCTCGAGCGTCTCCCTGGTCATGGCCCTCGGCGGCACGATGGAAGCGCGGACCTCTCCCCTCCCCAACGTCAAGATCACTCCCAGCGAGCATTTCGTCGCCGATATTGAGGAAGTGCTAGGCAAGGGCGCCATCACTTTGGTAACCTAGGCAAACCTAGGCAACACCCTTAAGGGGGTTCAGCAGTATGAGAGATTACCTCGACTTTGAAAAACCGATCCGCGAACTCGAAGAGAAAATCGAGAAGCTGGCCTCCGCCGAGTCGCCCAAGTCCGGCACGCAGGACGAGATCCGCAAGCTCCGGACGAAACTCGCGCAGG contains:
- a CDS encoding DNA polymerase III subunit alpha; the encoded protein is MASQFVHLHLHTQYSLLDGANQIEPLMQRVKSFGQPAVAMTDHGNMFGAVEFYRKAKEAGVKPIIGCEAYMAPGSRLEKNSHLAHNDYYHLILLATNLKGYHNLIKLVSKAYLEGFYYKPRMDKEILQQHHEGLIGLSGCLSGEVAYLIGQKDLAGATKAAGEYREIFGKDNYYLELQANGLEHQRIANDGLLEIHKKLDIPLAGTNDCHYLKKEDSRPHDLMLCLQTGKTINDPNRMKFDTDQLYVKSTEQALSEFKEMPTAVSNTVKIAEACTLDLALNKTYLPQFKVPEGFTRETYVEQLAMEGLAARLKERPSSIPEIAYQVRLKEEVAVICSMGFAGYFLIVWDIIKFARSRGIPVGPGRGSAAGSLVAYALRITDLDPLVYSLLFERFLNPERVSLPDIDMDFCMDRRDEVINYVIQKYGEDHVAQIITFGTMKAKAAIRDVGRVLEMPYAEVDRIAKLVPDDLKMTLDKALEQEPRLKELVDKDVKVKELMSVAQSLEGLARHASTHAAGIVISDQPLTEHVPLYKGPKDEIVTQYSMGDVEKIGLVKFDFLGLKTLTMIHRAETLVNEVRPDQPPLRVEQLPFDDPDTFALLSSGKTTGVFQLESSGMRDLLMGLKPDRFEDIIAIIALYRPGPMDLIPDFIKRKQGKIPIAYEMPELEPILKDTYGVIVYQEQVMAIANKVAGFSLGQADILRRAMGKKKPEEMEKLRVQFLEGAKQKKISEKKADKLYELIQKFAGYGFNKSHAAAYAVVCYHTAYLKAHYPTEFMAALMTTDMGNADKIVGYFTECRGLGIPVLPPDVNQSQKNFAVVDQSIRFGLAAIKNVGEGAVEAIIEVRNETGPFRSFFDLFRRVDLRKLNKRMMEGLIKAGAFDSMGGRRSQYLAVLDQAMDEGMSIQKERALGQTSIFGDDTVGLPQQLDEPALPDVPEWSQGELLKYERELTGFYISAHPLARYEAAIQLFANTTTMQIPDVPDGREVKLCGIITAVKSMLTKKGDRMAYITLEDLHGLVEVIAFPDLYRDHADMIVPERVVRLTGTVDRGDKGTKLRGTKIEPLADLQNTGISRVMIRLHDGPTASTRLPMLRQVFQKYPGASSVSLVMALGGTMEARTSPLPNVKITPSEHFVADIEEVLGKGAITLVT